CCAAAGGCTGTAGCCTCCACCAACGCACGAAAAACGCGCGGCGCATCGCTGCCCAGGGTCAGACCGATCAGAGCGCCTTTGAGCGCCTGATTCGCATCCGGCGTTCGGCGTCCGTTCATCCAATCCAGGGCCAGCACCGTCGAATCCTCAATTGCGATTTTTTCCGCAGCCAGACTCAATTCAGGGATCAATCGCTCTTCGATTTTCTTCAACAGATTTTGTTTAGCCGACTCTTCGCAATCGGACACGGCCATCAAGACGTTCGCCAGAGGCCACATCAACAGATCCCTGAACCAGGCATAGATGTCGCCGAAGGCCGATTGTCCGGCTTCCAACCCCAGCAGGCCGGGAATAATGCTGCCGTCGACTTGTCCACAGATGCCGCGGACCAGTTTCTCACCGGTCTTGGGTATTTCACAAGTGATCATGTCGCAGGTGGAAGTGCCCATGACTTTGACCAGCATATGGGGTTCGATCTCAGCGCCGACAGCGCCGTAATGAGCGTCAAAAGCTCCGACGCCCACCACCACCTTTTCGGAAAGCCCCAGGCGCTCGGCCCATTCGGCGGACAGGGTACCGACCGGAACATCGCCGGTAAAGGTCTCGGTGTACAGCCGGCTGCGCAATCCCTTCAATTTGGAATCCAGTCCGCCTAAAAACGCTTCCGAGGGCAGACCGTTCCAGGAGGCGTGCCACATGGCTTTATGGCCTGCCGCCGTTCGGCTGCGCTTCAGAGTCAACGGATTGGTGTCTCCACACAGCAGAGCGGGCAGCCAGTCGCAATGTTCCACCCAGGAGAACGCGGCTTCGGCCACCTGGCGGTCTGCCCGCAGCACATGCAGAATCTTGGACCAGAACCATTCGGAAGAGTAGATGCCGCCCTCATATTTGGTATAGTCCTCTCCGCCCCAGGTGCGGGCATGATGGTTGATCTCCTCCGCCTCCTTGACCGCCGTATGATCCTTCCACAGCACAAACATGGCATTGGGGTTTTCTGCAAAAGCCGGCGTCAAGGCCAGAGGGACGCCCTGTTGGTTCACCGCACAGGGCGTAGATCCTGTGGTGTCGACAGACAATCCTTTCACTTTAGCCGCTGTGCCGGCAGGGGCTTTGTTCAGAGCGCCGGTCACCGCCGCCTGCAATCCTTCGATGTAATCCAGGGGGTGTTGACGAAACTGATTCTTCATCGGATCGCAGTAAAGGCCGGCTTGCCATCTGGGATAATAAAAAACCTCGCTGCTGATCTCCCGGCCGTCCGCCGCATCGACGATCAGGGCGCGCACCGAATCAGTGCCATAATCAACGCCAATAACCAGGGCTGTGTTTTTTTCCATGTTTTTTCCTTTTCAGCGAAGCGTGCTGGCGGTTAAGGTTCAATAAAAAATTTGTGGATCGTGGTATGGTGATAGGTTTTGCCCGGATACAGGAGACAGGATGGAAAGGAGCGGTGATGCAGCGCATCAGGAAAGAATTGCGTCTCCAGGCAAA
This bacterium DNA region includes the following protein-coding sequences:
- a CDS encoding ribulokinase translates to MEKNTALVIGVDYGTDSVRALIVDAADGREISSEVFYYPRWQAGLYCDPMKNQFRQHPLDYIEGLQAAVTGALNKAPAGTAAKVKGLSVDTTGSTPCAVNQQGVPLALTPAFAENPNAMFVLWKDHTAVKEAEEINHHARTWGGEDYTKYEGGIYSSEWFWSKILHVLRADRQVAEAAFSWVEHCDWLPALLCGDTNPLTLKRSRTAAGHKAMWHASWNGLPSEAFLGGLDSKLKGLRSRLYTETFTGDVPVGTLSAEWAERLGLSEKVVVGVGAFDAHYGAVGAEIEPHMLVKVMGTSTCDMITCEIPKTGEKLVRGICGQVDGSIIPGLLGLEAGQSAFGDIYAWFRDLLMWPLANVLMAVSDCEESAKQNLLKKIEERLIPELSLAAEKIAIEDSTVLALDWMNGRRTPDANQALKGALIGLTLGSDAPRVFRALVEATAFGSKKIIERFIQEGVRIDGVIALGGIPKKSPFVMQVTADVLGMPIKVVASEQACALGAAMAAAAASGVHPSIQAAQKAMGSGFEKVFEPNLNSSRRYQELYARYNALGEVIEKQFTCE